The sequence below is a genomic window from Rudanella lutea DSM 19387.
CGGCGGGCAGGTATTGTTTTTTCGGCAAAATGCCCTGATTGATCCCCCACGCCAACGCGTAGCAGTCGAAACCCGATCCCGAAGCCTCACCACCGGGGTAGGCTGCCGGATCGAGCAGGCTCGACCGCCACAGGCCATCGGGCTGTTGCAGCCCCAGCAGGCGCTCGCTCATTTGCTTGTACTGTTCCAGATAAAACGCCCGGCTTGGATGCTTCCGGGGTAGTTCGGTAAGTAGTTTGACGAGGCCGCCCATTACCCAGCCGTTGCCCCGTGACCAGAAAATCTTCTGCCCGTTGGCTTCGCGCTTACCCGTGCCATCGGCTGCAATCAGGTACGACGCATCGCGGGCGTACAGATGCTCTTCAGCGTTGTAGAGGAGCTTGTAGGTCTGCCGAAACAACGAGTCGTTGAACGTGAGTAGCGACGGATCTTTCAGTTCATTGCTCAACTGAGCCAACACGGGCGGGGCCATAAACAACGCATCGCACCACCACCACGTAATACCATGCTTACGCACCTCGGGGCCCGGCACCTGCCGCAGTTTCTGCACAGTGTCGATCGTGGCCTGAATCATGCGCTTATCTTTCTTGAGCCGGTATAGGTTGATGTACGTCTGGCAAATGGCAATGTCGTCGGCATGGTCGAACCGGCGGCCGGGTTGCCAGCCATTGCGCTCGCCCATAGCCATGAGCGAATCCAGAATTTTGGGCGATTTGGTGGTTTCGTAGGCCGCCCAGACCCCGGCATAAAATGCCCCGTTGGTCCAGTCGGTGAGTTTGTGTTTGGGGTGGGCTAGTTGCCAGTCGGTAGCCCGAATCATGACATCGTGGATGTACGCTCGGTCGAACACATTGGGCGTGGCGGTTTGGGCCGAAACGGTCGGCGAAACCAGGGTGATCAGACTAGCCAGCAGGCCTGCTATTGGTCGATAAAGGGACTTCATAAAAAATGGAAAACAGTTGTGATGCAAAGCAATATGACCTCCCTGATTTACCCGGTCAGGAGCCGTGAAGCCCGACGGGTATGTACACTCATTTTCGCGCTTTTAGCCACAAACGCGTTTATAACGATGACATCTTCCCGGCGTACCTTTTTGCAGAAACTGACCGCAGCCTCGGCGCTGGCAGCTTCGGGCACTGTGTCGAGCGTGATGGCCCGCTCCGGTGCCCCCGCCTATATTCCCAATCTGAAAAAAGTGAGTCCGAACGACAAAATCCGGATTGCCACCATCGGTATGGGAATTCAGGGTAATTACGACACCATGGCCGCCCTGCGTAACCCCGATGTAGAGCTGGTAGCCGTGGCCGATTTGTACGACGGCCGACTCGAACACGCCAAAACGGCCTTTGCCAAAGACCGCGACCTGTTTACCACGCGCGACTACCGCGAAATTCTGACCCGGTCAGACGTGGATGCCGTGCTCGTTGTGACGCCCGATCACTGGCACGACCATATCACGATTGCCGCTCTCAAAGCGGGCAAAAACGTGTATTGTGAAAAGCCGATGGTGCACCACATTAATGAAGGCAAGGCCGTGATTGACGCCTGGAAAAAGTCGGGTAAGACTATGCAGGTGGGTAGTCAGCGGATTAGTAGTGCCGCGTTTCAGGAAGCCAAACGACTGGTGCAGGCGGGCGAAATCGGGGCGATCAACTACATCGAATCCAACAACGACCGGTTCAATGCCATTGGGGCCTGGAACTACTCGGTCCCACCCGATGCCTCAACCCAAACCCTCGACTGGGATCGGTTTTTGGGTGATGCTCCGAAGCGGGCGTTCGATGCAAAGCGGTTTTTCCGGTGGCGCAATTACCGCGACTACGGGACCGGTGTAGCGGGTGATCTGTTTGTGCACCTTATCACGGGCGTTCATTTTGTGACCAATTCGCTTGGGCCTACGCGCATTTACTCATCGGGGAATCTGGCGTTCTGGAAAGATGGCCGCGACGTGCCCGACGTGATGACGAGTGTGATGGATTACCCCAAAACCGACGCGCACGAGGCATTCCAGATGGTGCTTCGGGTCAACTTTGCCAATGCCGGTAAAATTCAGAACGTGACCCGGATTATTGGTAACGAAGGGCAGATCGAATTTTCGGAGAACAACCTGATCCTGACCAAGAAAAAACTACCCATTGCCCCCGGTTATGGGAATTACGACAGTTTCTTCACGTTTACCGAACCGGTGCAGCAGGAGTTTGTCCGTCAGTACGACGCCCAGTACCCGCCCGAAACCCGCAAGGCCGAGCCTGCCAAAGAGGTGCGGTTCGACTCGCCCAAAGGTGACGATGCCCACGCCCAGCATTTTGCCGATTTCTTCAAAAACGTGCGGGCCGGTAGTCAGGGAACCATCGAAGACCCTGTATTTGGCTTCCGGGCCGCGGCCCCCGTATTGGCCTGCAACGAAAGCTATTTTGAGCAGAAAGTAGTACACTGGGACCCCGTGACGATGACCCAGAAAAACCCATCGGCCCCGGCTGCCCGACCTAGTGTGGCCCGGCCCGGCGCACCCAGCCCTAAGGCAGCCGCTAAAAAGCCGGTAGCTAAACGATAAGCAAGCGTCGGGGTGGGGCGTAGGGTCAGGTATTGGCCTAAAAACGAACAATCGGCCCCAGCCCGTAGTACGTACTTTAGAGGGACAGTTGGCACCTTGCCCGCTGTCCCTTTTCTGTATCGGGCGATGGCCCCATTCATTTTTTGTTAACTTTCGGACTTCAATCCCGGCCCTGCATGCCGGGATCAGACTGACTGTCAATTGACCTATGGCAAAACGCACTCCTGCTTCGGAACCGACCGGGCCCGTAAAGGCTTCTTCAAAAAAGAAAACGGCTCCCGAACCGACTCCCGCCAGTCCACAACCCGACTCTGCCGACATTGCGGCCCCCAGCGGACCGTACTCCCGCTTCACTGATTTTGACATACACCTTTTCCGCGAAGGCAAGCACACCCGTCTGTACGAGAAATTTGGCTCGCACGTAGTGGAGCACAACGGTGTGGTAGGCACCTACTTTGCCGTTTGGGCTCCTTCGGCCCGGTACGTAGCCGTGATTGGGGACTTCAACGGCTGGGATAAAGGCAGCCACCCCATGAATGTACGCTGGGACTCGTCGGGGATCTGGGAGGTATTCATTCCGCATATCGGCAATGGCCAAACGTACAAATACTTTATTGTGCACGAAGGCGGCCGCGAACTCGAAAAAGGTGACCCCTACGCGCACCTCTGGGAGGTACCCCCTCTCACAGCCTCACGCGTGTGGGATACGTACTACGAATGGAATGACGGCGAGTGGATGCAGAGCCGAAAGGCCAAAAACGCACTGAATGCGCCGATTTCAGTATATGAAGTGCATCTGTCATCTTGGCGTCGTGACCCGGCGAACCCCGATCGGGAGCTGAGTTACGGCGAAATTGCCGACGCCCTCGTGCCGTATGTGCAGGAGATGGGCTTCACGCACGTGGAATTTATGCCTGTGATGCAGTACCCCTATGCGCCCTCGTGGGGCTATCAGATTACGGGCTATTATGCTCCGAGCAGCCGATTTGGCTCTCCGCAGGATTTCATGGCCCTGATCGAAAAACTGCATCAGGCCGGAATCGGGGTGTTTCTCGATTGGGTGCCCAGCCATTTCCCCGGCGATGCGCACGGCCTTTACGAGTTCGACGGGTCGCACCTGTACGAACACCCCGACCCCCGCAAGGGCTACCACCCCGACTGGAAATCGTATATTTTCAATTACGGTCGCAACGAGGTTCGGTCGTTTCTCTTGTCCAACGCCCTGTTCTGGCTCGATCGGTTCCATGCCGACGGCCTGCGCGTCGACGCCGTGGCGTCGATGCTGTACCTCGATTACTCGCGGAATGCGGGCGAGTGGGAGCCTAATATGTTTGGCGGACGCGAAAACCTGGATGCCATCTCACTCTTCAAAGAGTTGAATCTGGCGGTGTACGAGCAGTTCCCGGATGTACAGACCATTGCCGAGGAGTCGACAGCCTTTCCGGGCGTATCGCGGCCGGTGTATGCCGGTGGCCTGGGCTTTGGTATGAAATGGATGATGGGCTGGATGAATGACTCGCTCCGGTACTTTGAGCGCGACCCCGGTTACCGCAAGTTCCATCAGTCCGAATTCACGTTCAGCACGGTGTATGCGTTTACCGAGAACTTTATGCTGCCCCTTTCGCACGATGAAGTCGTGTACGGCAAGCATTCGCTCGTGAACAAAATGCCCGGCGATGAGTGGCAGCGGTTTGCCAACCTGCGGCTGTTGTTTTCGTACATGTTTACCCACTCAGGCACCAAACTTCTGTTTATGGGGGGCGAGTTTGGGCAAACCGCCGAGTGGAAATTTGATGCCAGCCTCGACTGGCATCTGCTCGATCATGCTCCGCATAAAGGGATGGCCGAATGCGTGAAAGCCCTCAACAACCTGTACCGCTCCGAACCGGCCCTGTTCGACCGGACGTTTACCGAAGACGGATTTGAGTGGATCGACACGACGGACCGGGAAAATAGCATTGTGACGTACGCCCGTAAAGGTAACGATCCGGCCGAGGTGCTGGTGGTGGTGCTGAACATGACGCCGGTTCCCCGGACCAACTACCGGATTGGTGTGCCCGCAGCAGGCACGTACGTGGAGTTGTTCAACTCCGACGATCGGGCTTTTTACGGCAGTGGCGTAGGCAACACCGAAGCCTTAACGGCACAGGCTGTGTCCTGGCATGGTAAAGACAATTCGCTCGAAATCAATATTCCGCCTTTGGGGGCTGTCGTTCTGAAAGCGAACGTCTGAACGACTTGATCACGAAAATAAAAAGGCAAAACCTACCGTAGCAGGTGGGTTTTGCCTTTTTATGTAATTTGGGGAGTTCTAACTCCAAACGTCGTGACGCCCAACGCTACTCAACACACCTCCCCACAGCTAACAGACAGAGATCAGCCCCAACCTGTAACCAATCCTCAATCGGCCATGTCGGCCGAAGATCAGGAGAAGCTGCGGGAACTTACATCCCAAAGCTGGAACATGGAACTGGCCATATCCGGGGTTGCCATGTTTGCCATCCTGCAGCTCCCCGAGCTCCTCGACGTATTGTTCGACAATTTTCAGTACAATTTCAAAACCCAAACAGAAGGGATGCAGGGATTGCTGCCCTCGTTAGCCTACAGCATGATCAGAGCCACGGGTAACGTACTCTTTCTGGCGTTTCTGATCAACTTTGTGATGCGGGCTTTTTGGGTCGGGCTGGTGGGATTGCTGGCTGTGTACCCTTCTGGTATCAATTACGACCGGTTGCCGTTTATGTCGCAGTTTGCCAAAGCAAAACTAGCGGTCGAATTCGGGACGCTCGATAATTATATCCTGCGACTCGACCGGCGATGCAACATCATTTTTGCACTGGCTTTCCAATTCGTTTTTCTGTTCATCTTTCTGGGGTTGATGTATCTGGTAACCCTGTTGGTGTATTCCGTACTGCGCCCTCTGCTTCCCCAACCTGTGTGGGAGATGGTGAAGATAGGAGGGGCGGTCATTATGGTAGTTTATGTTGCTATGAGTATGATTCTCAGTAACAAAAAGGTAATGGAGCACCCAACCGGAACAAAGATTCACTACCGATACATGAAATTCAATCAGTACCTGATGATGGGAATTCACAAACCGTCGTCGTACATCAGCAATACGTTTTATAGCCACCTACCCCAAAAATCAGTAGTACGTACCATGGTCATAGCCATGTGCATATTCATGGTAGCGTTCATCGTCGAGTTTTTAAACGACACCGCCCGTACAAACCCGCGCGTTTCTTTCTTCACCAGTAGACATTTGTACTCGGCCCGGGTCGACAGCCTGTTTATCAACAAGAACGTTTATGACAATCAGCGTGATGTTACTGGGTTTGTTGATGTTGCTGCCATTCAGGCCGATGTGATTCGTGAACCCTACATCCGCTTGTTTATTGCCTACCCCAAGGCGCTCGACACCC
It includes:
- a CDS encoding glycoside hydrolase family 88/105 protein, giving the protein MKSLYRPIAGLLASLITLVSPTVSAQTATPNVFDRAYIHDVMIRATDWQLAHPKHKLTDWTNGAFYAGVWAAYETTKSPKILDSLMAMGERNGWQPGRRFDHADDIAICQTYINLYRLKKDKRMIQATIDTVQKLRQVPGPEVRKHGITWWWCDALFMAPPVLAQLSNELKDPSLLTFNDSLFRQTYKLLYNAEEHLYARDASYLIAADGTGKREANGQKIFWSRGNGWVMGGLVKLLTELPRKHPSRAFYLEQYKQMSERLLGLQQPDGLWRSSLLDPAAYPGGEASGSGFDCYALAWGINQGILPKKQYLPAVRKAWVALNALVSPEGRVGWVQPIGADPRRNFSADSWEVYGTGAFLLAGSEVVKLK
- a CDS encoding Gfo/Idh/MocA family protein, producing MTSSRRTFLQKLTAASALAASGTVSSVMARSGAPAYIPNLKKVSPNDKIRIATIGMGIQGNYDTMAALRNPDVELVAVADLYDGRLEHAKTAFAKDRDLFTTRDYREILTRSDVDAVLVVTPDHWHDHITIAALKAGKNVYCEKPMVHHINEGKAVIDAWKKSGKTMQVGSQRISSAAFQEAKRLVQAGEIGAINYIESNNDRFNAIGAWNYSVPPDASTQTLDWDRFLGDAPKRAFDAKRFFRWRNYRDYGTGVAGDLFVHLITGVHFVTNSLGPTRIYSSGNLAFWKDGRDVPDVMTSVMDYPKTDAHEAFQMVLRVNFANAGKIQNVTRIIGNEGQIEFSENNLILTKKKLPIAPGYGNYDSFFTFTEPVQQEFVRQYDAQYPPETRKAEPAKEVRFDSPKGDDAHAQHFADFFKNVRAGSQGTIEDPVFGFRAAAPVLACNESYFEQKVVHWDPVTMTQKNPSAPAARPSVARPGAPSPKAAAKKPVAKR
- the glgB gene encoding 1,4-alpha-glucan branching protein GlgB; translated protein: MAKRTPASEPTGPVKASSKKKTAPEPTPASPQPDSADIAAPSGPYSRFTDFDIHLFREGKHTRLYEKFGSHVVEHNGVVGTYFAVWAPSARYVAVIGDFNGWDKGSHPMNVRWDSSGIWEVFIPHIGNGQTYKYFIVHEGGRELEKGDPYAHLWEVPPLTASRVWDTYYEWNDGEWMQSRKAKNALNAPISVYEVHLSSWRRDPANPDRELSYGEIADALVPYVQEMGFTHVEFMPVMQYPYAPSWGYQITGYYAPSSRFGSPQDFMALIEKLHQAGIGVFLDWVPSHFPGDAHGLYEFDGSHLYEHPDPRKGYHPDWKSYIFNYGRNEVRSFLLSNALFWLDRFHADGLRVDAVASMLYLDYSRNAGEWEPNMFGGRENLDAISLFKELNLAVYEQFPDVQTIAEESTAFPGVSRPVYAGGLGFGMKWMMGWMNDSLRYFERDPGYRKFHQSEFTFSTVYAFTENFMLPLSHDEVVYGKHSLVNKMPGDEWQRFANLRLLFSYMFTHSGTKLLFMGGEFGQTAEWKFDASLDWHLLDHAPHKGMAECVKALNNLYRSEPALFDRTFTEDGFEWIDTTDRENSIVTYARKGNDPAEVLVVVLNMTPVPRTNYRIGVPAAGTYVELFNSDDRAFYGSGVGNTEALTAQAVSWHGKDNSLEINIPPLGAVVLKANV